From the genome of Glycine max cultivar Williams 82 chromosome 2, Glycine_max_v4.0, whole genome shotgun sequence, one region includes:
- the LOC100791412 gene encoding zinc finger CCCH domain-containing protein 48 isoform X1: MDTKFARRTERIGRTTCSYWRAGRCNRNPCRFLHIETPSPPAACGYGNTAYSYGKKPHSSSENTPKYGSKKALLRDNGDRGDATRVAKAFKKSSPRICKYWINNNCVHGEQCLYLHSWFCGDGFSTVTKLQEHKKVITGIALPVGSDKLYSGSTDGTVRIWDCHTGQCAKVINLGAEVTSLISEGSWIFVGLQNAVKAWNIQTMSEFTLDGPKGRVRAMTVGNNTLFAGAEDGVIFAWRGSSKADSPFELVASLTGHTKAVVCLAVGCKMLYSGSMDQSIKVWDMDTLQCTMTLNDHTDVVTSLICWDQYLLSSSSDRTIKVWACIEAGSLEVIYTHTEENGVVSLFGMPDAEGKPILFSSCRDNSVHMYELPSFSERGRLFAKKDVALIELGPGGLFFTGDESGLLMVWKWLEVPKVASS, from the exons ATGGATACAAAGTTTGCACGAAGGACTGAGCGCATTGGTAGAACAACATGCTCTTATTGGAGAGCTGGAAGATGTAACAGAAATCCTTGCAGATTTTTGCACATAGAGACACCATCTCCACCTGCTGCTTGTGGTTATGGCAATACTGCATATAGCTACGGAAAAAAGCCCCATTCCTCCTCTGAGAATACCCCGAAATATGGTTCAAAGAAAGCATTGCTTAGAGATAATGGAGATAGAGGAGATGCGACAAGGGTTGCTAAGGCTTTCAAGAAATCATCACCAAGGATATGTAAATACTGGATCAACAACAATTGTGTACATGGTGAACAATGCCTGTATCTGCATTCATGGTTTTGTGGTGATGGGTTTTCCACCGTAACCAAACTTCAAGAACATAAGAAG GTTATCACTGGCATCGCACTTCCTGTTGGATCCGACAAACTTTATTCTGGCAGCACTGATGGGACAGTTAGGATATGGGACTGCCATACTGGTCAATGTGCTAAAGTCATCAATCTTGGTGCTGAGGTTACCTCTTTGATCAGTGAGGGGTCATGGATTTTTGTTGGTCTGCAAAATGCTGTCAAG GCTTGGAATATCCAGACCATGTCAGAGTTTACTCTTGATGGACCCAAAGGCCGAGTCCGTGCCATGACTGTTGGCAACAATACACTCTTTGCTGGTGCAGAG gaTGGTGTCATTTTTGCTTGGAGAGGAAGCTCTAAAGCCGATTCTCCTTTTGAACTGGTTGCGTCACTCACTGGCCACACTAAAGCAGTGGTTTGTCTGGCGGTTGGATGCAAGATGCTGTACTCCGGGTCCATGGACCAAAGCATAAAG GTCTGGGACATGGATACATTGCAGTGTACAATGACACTAAATGATCATACTGACGTAGTCACATCCCTTATCTGTTGGGATCAATATCTGTTGTCAAGTTCATCTGACCGCACAATTAAAGTCTGGGCTTGCATTGAAGCAGGATCTTTGGAAGTGATATATACACACACTGAAGAAAAT gGTGTTGTTTCACTTTTTGGGATGCCTGATGCAGAGGGAAAGCCAATATTATTTTCCTCGTGCAGAGACAATTCAGTTCACATGTATGAATTGCCATC ATTTTCAGAGAGGGGACGTTTATTTGCCAAGAAAGATGTGGCATTAATTGAGTTAGGTCCTGGTGGCCTCTTCTTCACTGGAGATGAGAGTGGTTTGTTGATGGTGTGGAAATGGTTGGAGGTACCCAAGGTGGCATCCTCTTGA
- the LOC100791412 gene encoding zinc finger CCCH domain-containing protein 48 isoform X2, which produces MDTKFARRTERIGRTTCSYWRAGRCNRNPCRFLHIETPSPPAACGYGNTAYSYGKKPHSSSENTPKYGSKKALLRDNGDRGDATRVAKAFKKSSPRICKYWINNNCVHGEQCLYLHSWFCGDGFSTVTKLQEHKKVITGIALPVGSDKLYSGSTDGTVRIWDCHTGQCAKVINLGAEVTSLISEGSWIFVGLQNAVKAWNIQTMSEFTLDGPKGRVRAMTVGNNTLFAGAEDGVIFAWRGSSKADSPFELVASLTGHTKAVVCLAVGCKMLYSGSMDQSIKVWDMDTLQCTMTLNDHTDVVTSLICWDQYLLSSSSDRTIKVWACIEAGSLEVIYTHTEENGVVSLFGMPDAEGKPILFSSCRDNSVHMYELPS; this is translated from the exons ATGGATACAAAGTTTGCACGAAGGACTGAGCGCATTGGTAGAACAACATGCTCTTATTGGAGAGCTGGAAGATGTAACAGAAATCCTTGCAGATTTTTGCACATAGAGACACCATCTCCACCTGCTGCTTGTGGTTATGGCAATACTGCATATAGCTACGGAAAAAAGCCCCATTCCTCCTCTGAGAATACCCCGAAATATGGTTCAAAGAAAGCATTGCTTAGAGATAATGGAGATAGAGGAGATGCGACAAGGGTTGCTAAGGCTTTCAAGAAATCATCACCAAGGATATGTAAATACTGGATCAACAACAATTGTGTACATGGTGAACAATGCCTGTATCTGCATTCATGGTTTTGTGGTGATGGGTTTTCCACCGTAACCAAACTTCAAGAACATAAGAAG GTTATCACTGGCATCGCACTTCCTGTTGGATCCGACAAACTTTATTCTGGCAGCACTGATGGGACAGTTAGGATATGGGACTGCCATACTGGTCAATGTGCTAAAGTCATCAATCTTGGTGCTGAGGTTACCTCTTTGATCAGTGAGGGGTCATGGATTTTTGTTGGTCTGCAAAATGCTGTCAAG GCTTGGAATATCCAGACCATGTCAGAGTTTACTCTTGATGGACCCAAAGGCCGAGTCCGTGCCATGACTGTTGGCAACAATACACTCTTTGCTGGTGCAGAG gaTGGTGTCATTTTTGCTTGGAGAGGAAGCTCTAAAGCCGATTCTCCTTTTGAACTGGTTGCGTCACTCACTGGCCACACTAAAGCAGTGGTTTGTCTGGCGGTTGGATGCAAGATGCTGTACTCCGGGTCCATGGACCAAAGCATAAAG GTCTGGGACATGGATACATTGCAGTGTACAATGACACTAAATGATCATACTGACGTAGTCACATCCCTTATCTGTTGGGATCAATATCTGTTGTCAAGTTCATCTGACCGCACAATTAAAGTCTGGGCTTGCATTGAAGCAGGATCTTTGGAAGTGATATATACACACACTGAAGAAAAT gGTGTTGTTTCACTTTTTGGGATGCCTGATGCAGAGGGAAAGCCAATATTATTTTCCTCGTGCAGAGACAATTCAGTTCACATGTATGAATTGCCATCGTAA